The proteins below are encoded in one region of bacterium:
- a CDS encoding PTS fructose transporter subunit IIA, translating into MIGVVVVSHNNIGCEMVNATQRIIPDARHMRGVSVNSNDPPDSIRKQIADAIHGVDQGEGVLILTDMFGGTPSNVCLSFLDPEKTEVISGFNMPMLIKLANLKPNAKFADTAQFIKQYGQRNIVIASEVLSRNT; encoded by the coding sequence ATGATAGGGGTTGTCGTCGTGTCCCACAACAACATCGGCTGCGAGATGGTGAACGCAACGCAGAGGATCATACCGGACGCAAGGCACATGCGCGGCGTATCTGTGAATTCAAACGACCCTCCTGATTCGATCCGCAAGCAGATTGCAGACGCAATCCACGGAGTCGACCAGGGGGAAGGCGTGCTGATCCTCACCGACATGTTCGGCGGCACGCCGTCGAACGTCTGTCTCTCGTTTCTCGACCCCGAGAAGACCGAGGTGATCTCGGGGTTCAACATGCCGATGCTCATCAAGCTCGCCAATCTCAAACCAAACGCAAAATTTGCGGACACGGCGCAGTTCATCAAACAGTACGGACAGCGCAACATCGTGATAGCCAGCGAAGTCCTGTCCAGAAACACATAG
- the ptsP gene encoding phosphoenolpyruvate--protein phosphotransferase gives MKTRRFHSHATSPGIVIGRAYRLEHRGSPFARTWIKDADVEQEVERFKSSVQKAKEQLTHIQAKMCRFQGHDQIKIIESYRMFLQDDMLVATTLKHIRDSKINAEWALDKTLAHLKLSFLNVNEEYFRERQQDIDYVGRRLMDNLVGSPELSFDDLPHEDAILVVHDLSPAEVASLPKERIGGFVMEGGGETSHSAIISRALEIPAMFGVADIFDGIEDGETLILDGIKGMLIASPTAKELEQYRSIRKKYQALEEILLRETTLPAITQDGFRLMIEANMEIVEEIPSILQHGAEGIGLYRTEYLFLNRLEEPSEEEQFENYVTVLENLSPKPVTIRTIDLGGDKLAISQAYEVQANPALGLRAIRLCLREIPLFKTQLRALYRSSVHGKLRILIPMISSVDELLRVKKIVAEVKQELLSKNVPFDDEVPLGIMIEVPSAVFMAPELAAEADFFSIGTNDLIQYGLAIDRINEQVAHLYNPYHPAILRMIKRTVDAAKKAKIDVGICGELAGDPLAITLMVGMELDSLSMNPVSIPRVKKILRAITREQSVKALKETLAKSTADEVEKYLKRKTSHLLPGDIRRLHIIEDQGG, from the coding sequence ATGAAGACCCGCAGATTCCATTCCCACGCCACATCGCCCGGCATCGTCATAGGCCGCGCGTACAGGCTGGAGCATCGCGGCTCACCCTTCGCGCGCACCTGGATCAAAGACGCGGACGTGGAGCAGGAAGTCGAGCGCTTCAAGTCTTCCGTCCAGAAGGCCAAGGAACAGCTGACCCACATACAGGCCAAGATGTGCCGTTTCCAGGGCCACGACCAGATCAAGATCATCGAGTCCTACAGGATGTTTCTGCAGGACGACATGCTGGTGGCCACGACCCTCAAACACATCCGCGACTCGAAGATCAACGCGGAGTGGGCGCTGGACAAGACGCTGGCGCACCTCAAACTGTCGTTCCTGAACGTGAATGAAGAGTATTTCCGCGAGAGGCAGCAGGACATCGACTACGTCGGCCGCAGGCTGATGGACAACCTGGTGGGCAGCCCGGAGCTCTCGTTCGACGATCTGCCGCATGAAGACGCGATACTGGTGGTGCACGACTTGAGCCCGGCAGAGGTCGCCAGCCTCCCGAAAGAGAGGATCGGCGGCTTCGTGATGGAGGGCGGCGGCGAGACCTCGCACAGCGCGATAATCTCAAGAGCGCTGGAGATCCCTGCCATGTTCGGAGTGGCCGATATATTCGACGGCATCGAAGACGGCGAAACGCTCATCCTGGACGGCATCAAGGGTATGCTCATCGCCTCGCCGACCGCAAAGGAGCTGGAGCAGTACCGCTCCATCCGGAAAAAATACCAAGCCCTGGAAGAGATACTGCTCCGCGAGACCACCCTCCCCGCGATCACGCAGGACGGCTTCAGATTGATGATCGAGGCGAACATGGAGATCGTCGAGGAGATACCCTCGATCCTCCAGCACGGCGCCGAGGGGATCGGCCTCTACAGGACCGAGTACCTCTTCCTCAACAGGCTCGAAGAGCCGTCCGAGGAGGAACAGTTCGAGAACTACGTCACCGTGCTCGAAAATCTCTCGCCCAAGCCCGTCACCATACGCACGATAGACTTGGGCGGCGACAAACTCGCCATATCCCAGGCCTACGAAGTGCAGGCCAACCCGGCGCTCGGCCTGCGAGCCATACGCCTCTGCCTCCGCGAGATCCCCCTTTTCAAGACACAGCTGCGCGCGCTCTACCGCTCGTCGGTTCACGGCAAGCTCAGGATCCTGATCCCCATGATCTCCTCGGTGGACGAGCTCTTGAGGGTCAAGAAGATCGTCGCCGAGGTGAAGCAGGAGCTGCTCTCCAAAAACGTCCCATTCGACGACGAAGTGCCCCTGGGCATAATGATCGAGGTCCCCTCCGCAGTCTTCATGGCCCCCGAGCTCGCAGCCGAAGCCGACTTCTTTTCCATCGGCACCAACGACCTCATACAGTACGGGCTGGCCATCGACAGGATCAACGAACAGGTCGCGCACCTGTACAATCCCTATCACCCCGCCATCCTCCGCATGATCAAGCGAACCGTGGACGCCGCCAAGAAGGCAAAGATCGATGTCGGAATCTGCGGAGAGCTGGCCGGGGACCCGCTGGCCATAACGCTCATGGTCGGCATGGAGCTCGATTCCCTGTCCATGAATCCCGTCTCGATCCCGCGCGTGAAAAAGATACTCAGGGCGATAACCAGGGAACAATCGGTAAAAGCCCTTAAGGAAACCCTGGCCAAGTCCACGGCCGACGAGGTCGAAAAATACCTGAAACGCAAGACCAGCCACCTCCTGCCAGGGGATATCAGGCGCCTTCATATCATCGAGGATCAGGGGGGCTGA
- the metK gene encoding methionine adenosyltransferase translates to MRKHEHLFTSESVTRGHPDKVADQISDAVLDAALAQDPESRVACETMVTTGLAFVAGEITTKAQINYPEVVRSTIKDIGYNHHSMGFDWETCGVMISIDKQSPDISQGVTEGEGLYKEQGAGDQGLMFGYACNQTEEMMPMPITLAHRITRRLSDMRMKGEIKFLRPDGKSQVTIRYVEGKPVHIDTVVCSTQHSPDVSYEELKETVLEKVIKPVLPAELCNSKTRYLINPTGRFVLGGPHADCGLTGRKIIVDTYGGVGSHGGGAFSGKDPSKVDRSASYMARYVAKNIVAAGIADRCEVQLAYAIGFAEPVSIMVNGSDTDLVDNEKLLMAVREIFPLKPAGIINHLKLKRPIYRNTAKGGHFGRNEEDFTWERTDKAADLRRVLGL, encoded by the coding sequence ATGAGAAAGCACGAGCACCTGTTTACCTCAGAGTCAGTCACCCGTGGCCACCCGGACAAGGTCGCCGACCAGATCTCCGACGCAGTTCTGGACGCTGCACTGGCCCAGGACCCTGAATCCAGGGTCGCCTGCGAAACCATGGTCACCACCGGCCTCGCCTTTGTGGCCGGCGAGATCACCACAAAGGCGCAGATCAACTACCCTGAGGTGGTCCGCAGCACTATAAAAGATATAGGCTACAATCACCACTCCATGGGCTTCGACTGGGAGACCTGCGGCGTGATGATCTCCATCGACAAGCAGTCGCCGGACATCTCCCAGGGAGTGACCGAAGGCGAGGGGTTGTACAAGGAACAGGGCGCCGGCGACCAGGGGCTTATGTTCGGCTATGCCTGCAACCAGACCGAAGAGATGATGCCCATGCCCATCACGCTGGCCCACCGCATCACCCGCAGGCTGAGCGATATGCGCATGAAAGGCGAGATAAAGTTCCTCCGGCCCGACGGCAAGTCCCAGGTCACGATACGATACGTCGAGGGAAAACCGGTGCACATCGACACCGTAGTTTGCTCCACCCAGCATTCGCCCGACGTGTCGTACGAAGAGCTGAAGGAGACGGTACTGGAAAAGGTGATCAAGCCCGTGCTCCCTGCAGAGCTCTGCAACAGCAAAACGCGCTATCTCATCAATCCGACCGGCCGTTTCGTGCTGGGAGGCCCACACGCCGACTGCGGGCTCACGGGCCGCAAGATCATCGTGGACACATACGGCGGCGTGGGAAGCCACGGTGGCGGCGCATTCTCGGGCAAGGACCCCTCAAAGGTCGATCGCAGCGCCTCATACATGGCGCGCTATGTGGCCAAGAACATCGTGGCCGCAGGCATCGCGGACCGCTGCGAAGTTCAGCTCGCGTACGCGATCGGCTTTGCCGAGCCGGTCTCCATAATGGTCAACGGATCTGACACTGATCTGGTGGACAACGAAAAGCTCTTGATGGCGGTCCGCGAGATCTTCCCGCTCAAGCCCGCGGGCATCATCAACCACCTGAAGCTCAAGAGGCCCATCTATCGCAACACCGCCAAGGGAGGCCACTTCGGGCGCAACGAAGAGG
- a CDS encoding HPr family phosphocarrier protein yields MPDKNNDIVKSFTIRNTLGLHARAASAFVKIANRFQSEILVRKDDAEVNGKSIMGVLMLAAAQGTEIAITARGGDASEALDALGRLIDDKFGEN; encoded by the coding sequence ATGCCAGACAAGAACAACGACATCGTGAAATCCTTCACCATCAGAAACACGCTCGGCCTCCATGCCCGGGCAGCGTCGGCGTTCGTGAAGATCGCCAACCGCTTTCAGTCCGAGATACTCGTGCGCAAGGATGACGCCGAGGTCAACGGCAAGAGCATCATGGGAGTGCTGATGCTGGCCGCGGCCCAAGGCACCGAGATCGCCATCACGGCCAGGGGCGGCGACGCCTCAGAGGCCCTCGACGCGCTGGGCAGACTCATTGACGACAAGTTCGGCGAGAACTGA